A section of the Primulina eburnea isolate SZY01 chromosome 1, ASM2296580v1, whole genome shotgun sequence genome encodes:
- the LOC140807481 gene encoding LOW QUALITY PROTEIN: cysteine protease ATG4-like (The sequence of the model RefSeq protein was modified relative to this genomic sequence to represent the inferred CDS: inserted 1 base in 1 codon), producing the protein MKGSLEKDNDRVDNHNEKIFSFDCRPEEILGSVXARAESSIGSSTNQKPGVLWSGVWPPALSILGNLSSNHGRSDSKSCSVRKKSGSGKNYYEGCKAAVRRVMMNGISMRRILGFGKTGSSASKSDIWLLGVCYRVAQEGDNANSSDPAESEGFASFVEDFSSRILITYRKGFVSIGETKYAGDVNWGCMLRSSQMLVAQAFLFHKLGRSWRKSPHKPIDQSYMEILHLFGDAEDSPFSIHNLLQAGKDYGLAPGSWVGPYAMCRTWESMVRDKIKETGDGVLSSMMTIYVVSGSDGERGGAPVLCIEDISIHLSEFSGGELVWGPILLMVPLVLGVEKVNPRYLPLLSATLMFPQSLGILGGRPGASTYIVGVQDEKAFYLDPHEVQQVVDIKRGNLDVDTSSYHCNIVRHMPLDSIDSSLAIGFYCKDKRDFDDFRSRASELIDQSNGAPLFTISETRLSPKPTGYQIWNTSTDHTCEARELDLVNELSSDMPENICTQEDDWQLL; encoded by the exons ATGAAGGGTTCACTAGAGAAAGACAACGATCGCGTTGATAATCATAACGAGAAAATTTTTAGCTTTGATTGTCGTCCGGAGGAAATTTTGGGTTCTG TTGCCCGGGCAGAATCGAGTATTGGCAGTAGTACGAATCAAAAGCCTGGAGTTCTTTGGTCAGGTGTATGGCCACCGGCTTTATCTATTTTGGGGAATTTGAGTAGTAATCACGGACGAAGTGACTCTAAAAGTTGTAGTGTTAGAAAAAAATCGGGTAGTGGGAAGAACTATTATGAGGGGTGCAAGGCTGCTGTAAGAAGAGTAATGATGAATGGTATATCAATGAGAAGAATATTGGGGTTTGGTAAAACTGGAAGTTCGGCTTCCAAGAGTGATATTTGGCTTTTGGGTGTGTGTTATCGGGTTGCACAGGAGGGCGACAATGCCAACTCTTCAGATCCAGCTGAGAGCGAGGGATTTGCTTCATTTGTCGAGGATTTTTCATCTCGTATCTTGATCACGTATCGGAAag GTTTTGTGTCCATCGGGGAAACGAAGTACGCTGGTGACGTTAATTGGGGTTGCATGCTTCGGAGCAGCCAGATGCTTGTTGCTCAG GCATTTCTGTTTCATAAATTAGGACGATCGTGGAGGAAATCTCCACACAAG CCAATTGACCAAAGTTACATGGAAATATTGCATCTTTTTGGAGATGCTGAGGACTCACCTTTTTCTATACACAATCTTCTCCAAGCTGGAAAGGATTACGGCCTTGCTCCGGGTTCCTGGGTAGGCCCGTATGCCATGTGCCGTACCTGGGAAAGTATGGTGCGTGACAAAATCAAGGAAACTGGTGATGGAGTTTTGTCCTCTATGATGACCATATACGTCGTCTCTGGTAGCGATGGGGAAAGAGGTGGAGCTCCTGTCCTCTGCATTGAGGATATATCCATACATTTGTCAGAGTTCAGCGGGGGTGAACTTGTCTGGGGTCCTATTCTATTGATGGTTCCATTGGTTCTAGGTGTGGAAAAAGTCAACCCAAG GTATCTTCCACTCCTGAGTGCCACACTCATGTTTCCGCAGAGCCTCGGTATTTTGGGTGGCAGGCCTGGTGCTTCAACATATATAGTTGGAGTGCAAGATGAAAAGGCTTTCTATCTGGATCCACACGAAGTTCAGCAG GTTGTTGACATTAAGAGGGGTAATTTAGACGTCGATACATCAAGCTACCATTGCAA TATTGTAAGACATATGCCGCTCGATTCGATTGATTCGTCCTTGGCCATTGGGTTTTACTGTAAAGACAAGA gagatttcgATGATTTTCGTTCACGTGCTTCCGAGCTGATCGATCAATCAAACGGCGCTCCTCTCTTTACAATATCCGAGACCCGACTTTCCCCTAAGCCCACCGGGTATCAGATTTGGAACACGTCGACAGATCACACTTGTGAGGCTCGAGAGCTTGATCTCGTAAACGAGCTCTCCTCTGATATGCCGGAGAATATTTGTACACAGGAAGACGACTGGCAACTACTTTGA
- the LOC140807549 gene encoding uncharacterized protein isoform X2: protein MTEREKEIKHFAHEHLLIFNESEEIPFCCNACGLRVLSSPSYICTVQGCSFYLHEPCTRLPNKLSHRFGNNTHDLLLYAKPLHEDCMCIKCGKLCKNFTYHCGERGKYFNLDPLCGYPLDIQIKHISHKQHPMVAICKESLLLCDACGNEHKGFFFACHQCNYWTHQDCTSLPNILRVGGHRHLLSIVYSDALEALYSSMPECIICEKDTSRLLKAYACVRCSMTIAHVDCAVSAMEDPGKIYDLPPLNDAFLSWITCAVQNTTPKSDGETMLGKYHSAPAHSLTLNNETTLESVCNACIRHIEPPYYRCSQSACGFLLHKICTDLPLVVDDVFGDSRDLVFPRCNEFFSLFFCRLCLRLGNGFGYSNCFSGIFHLECALAPEVIKHDSHKQHPLIPGFGSWLEDIVSCCGKRNPSYYDIYSCTQCRFSIHIGCALLPKTVTHKFDEHPLTLITDSSAQDLGGDLFCEFCEEDIKLSYWFYHCMECDHSFHVECIPSTGRYSRIKFGGTVVLPACHW from the exons ATGACGGAAAGAGAGAAGGAAATCAAACATTTTGCTCACGAGCATCTGTTGATTTTTAACGAATCAGAGGAGATTCCGTTTTGTTGCAATGCATGTGGGCTGCGTGTGTTGTCGAGCCCTTCTTACATCTGCACCGTTCAAGGTTGCAGTTTTTATCTCCACGAACCATGCACGCGGCTTCCGAACAAATTGAGTCATCGTTTTGGGAATAATACACACGATCTTCTTTTATATGCTAAGCCACTTCATGAGGACTGCATGTGCATCAAATGCGGTAAACTATGCAAGAATTTCACCTACCACTGTGGCGAACGTGGTAAATATTTTAATCTCGACCCTTTATGCGGTTACCCTTTGGATATCCAGATCAAACACATAAGCCACAAGCAACACCCGATGGTTGCCATTTGCAAGGAATCTTTGTTGCTGTGTGACGCCTGTGGAAATGAACATAAGGGCTTTTTCTTCGCATGTCACCAATGTAATTACTGGACTCATCAGGATTGTACGTCATTGCCCAACATTCTCAGAGTTGGAGGCCATCGTCACCTTCTTTCCATCGTGTATTCGGATGCATTAGAAGCATTATATTCCTCCATGCCTGAATGcataatttgtgaaaaagaCACATCACGATTGCTTAAGGCTTATGCTTGTGTGCGTTGTTCTATGACTATAGCTCACGTGGATTGTGCGGTATCAGCAATGGAGGATCCAG GTAAAATATACGATCTGCCCCCTCTAAACGATGCATTTCTGAGCTGGATTACGTGCGCAGTACAGAATACTACACCCAAGAGCGATGGTGAGACAATGTTGGGAAAATACCACTCCGCCCCCGCCCATTCTTTGACCTTGAACAATGAAACCACGCTTGAATCCGTCTGCAACGCTTGCATTCGGCACATAGAACCTCCTTATTACAGATGCAGCCAATCTGCTTGCGGCTTTCTCCTCCACAAAATTTGCACAGATTTGCCCCTCGTTGTCGATGATGTGTTTGGCGACTCACGGGACCTGGTTTTCCCAAGATGCAATGAATTCTTTTCTCTGTTTTTTTGTAGGCTTTGTTTACGATTGGGCAACGGTTTCGGATACTCAAATTGTTTTTCCGGTATTTTCCATCTTGAATGTGCCTTAGCTCCAGAGGTCATCAAGCACGATTCCCACAAGCAACACCCTCTTATTCCGGGTTTTGGTTCTTGGTTGGAAGATATTGTATCCTGCTGCGGCAAAAGAAATCCTTCATATTATGACATTTACAGCTGTACTCAATGTAGGTTCAGCATACACATTGGTTGCGCTCTTCTGCCTAAAACCGTGACTCACAAATTTGATGAACATCCCCTCACTCTAATCACCGATTCTTCAGCACAAGACTTGGGCGGTGATCTGTTTTGCGAATTCTGTGAAGAAGACATAAAACTGTCGTACTGGTTCTACCACTGTATGGAATGTGACCATTCCTTTCATGTCGAGTGCATTCCCTCAACAGGGAGATATTCAAGAATCAAGTTTGGAGGCACCGTGGTATTGCCAGCTTGTCACTGGTGA
- the LOC140807549 gene encoding uncharacterized protein isoform X1 — protein MTEREKEIKHFAHEHLLIFNESEEIPFCCNACGLRVLSSPSYICTVQGCSFYLHEPCTRLPNKLSHRFGNNTHDLLLYAKPLHEDCMCIKCGKLCKNFTYHCGERGKYFNLDPLCGYPLDIQIKHISHKQHPMVAICKESLLLCDACGNEHKGFFFACHQCNYWTHQDCTSLPNILRVGGHRHLLSIVYSDALEALYSSMPECIICEKDTSRLLKAYACVRCSMTIAHVDCAVSAMEDPGKIYDLPPLDDAFLSWIKCAVQNTTPKSDGVTMLENYHSAPAHSLTSNNETTLESVCNACIRRIEPPYYSCSQSACGFLLHKICTDLPLVVDDVFGDSRDLVFPRCDEFFSLFFCRLCLRLGNGFGYSYSYSGIFHLECALAPEVIKHDSHKQHPLILGFGYWLENIRSCCDKINPLYYDIYSCTQCRFSIHIGCALLPKTVSHKFDEHPLTLITDSSAQDLGGDLFCEFCEEDIKLSYWFYHCMECDHSFHVECIPSTGRYSRIKFGGTVVLPACHGDHPLTLVRMLSVGSQTCGVCQEMIEGFKDGMALHCDECDFWVHFICGSKSSDATVSKPYQVISDFQYFLNRFA, from the exons ATGACGGAAAGAGAGAAGGAAATCAAACATTTTGCTCACGAGCATCTGTTGATTTTTAACGAATCAGAGGAGATTCCGTTTTGTTGCAATGCATGTGGGCTGCGTGTGTTGTCGAGCCCTTCTTACATCTGCACCGTTCAAGGTTGCAGTTTTTATCTCCACGAACCATGCACGCGGCTTCCGAACAAATTGAGTCATCGTTTTGGGAATAATACACACGATCTTCTTTTATATGCTAAGCCACTTCATGAGGACTGCATGTGCATCAAATGCGGTAAACTATGCAAGAATTTCACCTACCACTGTGGCGAACGTGGTAAATATTTTAATCTCGACCCTTTATGCGGTTACCCTTTGGATATCCAGATCAAACACATAAGCCACAAGCAACACCCGATGGTTGCCATTTGCAAGGAATCTTTGTTGCTGTGTGACGCCTGTGGAAATGAACATAAGGGCTTTTTCTTCGCATGTCACCAATGTAATTACTGGACTCATCAGGATTGTACGTCATTGCCCAACATTCTCAGAGTTGGAGGCCATCGTCACCTTCTTTCCATCGTGTATTCGGATGCATTAGAAGCATTATATTCCTCCATGCCTGAATGcataatttgtgaaaaagaCACATCACGATTGCTTAAGGCTTATGCTTGTGTGCGTTGTTCTATGACTATAGCTCACGTGGATTGTGCGGTATCAGCAATGGAGGATCCAG GTAAAATATACGATCTGCCCCCCCTAGACGATGCATTTCTGAGTTGGATTAAGTGTGCAGTACAGAATACTACACCGAAGAGCGATGGTGTGACAATGTTGGAAAACTACCACTCCGCCCCCGCCCATTCTTTGACCTCGAACAATGAAACCACGCTTGAATCCGTCTGCAACGCTTGCATTCGGCGCATAGAACCTCCTTATTACAGCTGCAGCCAATCTGCTTGCGGCTTTCTCCTCCACAAAATTTGCACAGATTTGCCCCTCGTTGTCGATGATGTGTTTGGCGACTCACGGGACCTGGTTTTCCCAAGATGCGATGaattcttttctttatttttttgtagGCTTTGTTTACGATTGGGCAATGGTTTTGGATACTCATATTCTTATTCCGGTATTTTCCATCTTGAATGTGCCTTAGCTCCAGAGGTCATCAAGCACGATTCACACAAACAACACCCTCTTATTCTGGGTTTTGGTTATTGGTTGGAAAATATTAGATCCTGCTGCGACAAAATAAATCCTTTATATTATGACATTTACAGTTGTACTCAATGTAGGTTTAGCATACACATTGGTTGCGCTCTTCTGCCTAAAACCGTGTCTCACAAATTTGATGAACATCCCCTCACTTTAATCACCGATTCTTCAGCACAAGACTTGGGCGGTGATCTGTTTTGCGAATTCTGTGAAGAAGACATAAAACTGTCGTACTGGTTCTACCACTGTATGGAATGCGACCATTCCTTTCATGTCGAGTGCATTCCCTCAACAGGGAGATATTCAAGAATCAAGTTTGGAGGCACCGTGGTATTGCCAGCTTGTCACGGTGATCATCCTTTGACTTTGGTGAGAATGCTGAGTGTTGGTAGCCAGACTTGCGGTGTTTGCCAAGAAATGATCGAGGGCTTCAAAGATGGGATGGCTTTACACTGCGACGAATGTGACTTTTGGGTTCATTTCATATGCGGATCCAAGTCTAGTGATGCAACAGTTTCAAAACCCTATCAAGTTATATCTGATttccaatattttttaaatcgCTTTGCATAA